A stretch of the Arachis stenosperma cultivar V10309 chromosome 6, arast.V10309.gnm1.PFL2, whole genome shotgun sequence genome encodes the following:
- the LOC130934939 gene encoding LEAF RUST 10 DISEASE-RESISTANCE LOCUS RECEPTOR-LIKE PROTEIN KINASE-like 2.1: MSSRKDFCFSRLKLLLLIVTVAAAADHNRTCTPSACGKVTTITHPFRLRGDPASCGDRRYELSCENNITLLYLFPGKTYHVEAINYNNFTIRLLDPAISENDCSTLPRYSLSLTNFSTFGDDYYYKTVAEVGTGKYEFLQERVSLNGSTPEENAVRMFEHVVFLNCTNPVRDDPRYVNTAPCIKQGGNNVYAVLGDLAVVELRDDCRVKLIAASSFLVPPRLYYDDSVFIEQNLAYSEIHKKLSYGFELSWMYEFACEDKCGMKNFCVFNEITQNITCGDPDNPVCDYTSLLNYKCGNVSKLQIIAQDFAYGILKGLRKVVNMDSGEHFSKRDVIPVVKVGLFMGLFLMSYIILKYSIGVMFFFALLIYTFRRRHISIYENIEDFLQGNTLMPIRYSYKEIKKMTRGFKEKLGEGGFGAVYKGKLQSGPFVAIKMLGKAKANGQEFISEVATIGRIHHANVVRLIGFCVEGSKRALIYEFMPNGSLDKYIFSKEESVSLTSQKMFEISLGVARGMAYLHEGCDMQILHFDIKPHNILLDENFIPKVSDFGLAKLYPLDNSIVSLTAARGTIGYMAPELFYQNIGAVSYKADVYSFGMLLMEIASQRRNSNPHAEHSSQLYFPFWIYDQLAAEENDEIEMETFVHEERSELAKKMFIIALWCIQLKPSDRPSMNKVVEMLEGDVASIEMPPKPSYCPNDVIQRDSEVDSSGVDASNNSYVSSSFEEESTSNPSLKFLLDDQHGLLLYNLVS; the protein is encoded by the exons ATGAGCAGTAGGAAAGACTTCTGCTTCTCCCGCTTAAAGCTGCTGCTCCTGATTGTTACAGTTGCAGCAGCTGCTGATCATAACAGAACATGTACGCCCTCCGCATGCGGCAAAGTCACCACCATAACACATCCTTTCCGGCTGAGGGGCGACCCTGCAAGCTGTGGCGACCGGAGGTACGAGTTGTCTTGCGAGAATAACATCACCCTCTTATATCTTTTTCCCGGTAAAACCTACCATGTTGAGGCAATAAACTACAACAACTTCACGATCCGGCTTCTAGATCCAGCCATCTCAGAGAATGACTGTTCTACCCTTCCTCGCTATTCTTTATCCTTAACCAATTTCAGTACCTTTGGGGATGACTATTATTACAAAACAGTCGCCGAAGTCGGCACCGGAAAATACGAATTCCTTCAAGAACGAGTCTCCTTAAATGGCTCCACACCGGAGGAGAACGCAGTGAGAATGTTCGAGCACGTGGTGTTCTTGAACTGCACCAATCCGGTGAGGGACGATCCACGATACGTGAACACTGCTCCTTGCATTAAACAAGGCGGTAATAATGTTTATGCTGTTCTTGGAGACTTGGCGGTGGTTGAATTAAGAGATGATTGCCGTGTGAAGCTGATTGCAGCCTCATCGTTTCTTGTTCCACCGAGATTATATTATGATGATTCAGTGTTCATCGAACAGAACTTGGCATACTCTGAAATCCATAAGAAACTCAGTTACGGATTTGAACTTTCGTGGATGTATGAGTTTGCTTGTGAAGATAAATGCGGGATGAAGAATTTTTGCGTATTCAACGAAATCACTCAGAACATCACCTGTGGGGATCCGGATAATCCCGTCTGTGATTACACTTCACTGCTGAACTACAAATGTG GAAACGTGTCAAAGCTACAAATAATTGCACAAG ATTTTGCATACGGAATTTTGAAAG GACTTCGCAAAGTGGTCAACATGGATAGTGGTGAACACTTCTCTAAAAGAGATGTAATACCTGTTGTTAAGGTTGGATTATTCATGGGATTGTTTCTGATGTCATACATAATCCTCAAATACTCAATAGGTGTCATGTTTTTCTTTGCATTGTTGATCTACACGTTTCGACGAAGGCATATATCAATCTATGAAAATATTGAGGATTTTCTACAAGGAAACACTCTCATGCCAATAAGATATTCATACAAAGAGATAAAGAAGATGACGAGAGGTTTTAAGGAAAAGCTCGGAGAAGGAGGATTTGGTGCAGTGTACAAAGGAAAACTACAAAGTGGGCCTTTTGTAGCCATAAAAATGTTGGGTAAAGCCAAAGCTAATGGCCAAGAATTTATCAGTGAAGTTGCTACCATTGGTAGAATACACCATGCAAATGTAGTAAGGTTGATTGGATTTTGTGTCGAGGGTTCAAAACGTGCTCTTATATATGAATTCATGCCAAATGGTTCACTggataaatatatattttccaAAGAAGAAAGTGTATCTCTAACTTCCCAAAAGATGTTTGAGATATCTCTCGGAGTGGCACGCGGTATGGCTTATTTGCATGAAGGTTGTGACATGCAAATTTTGCATTTTGATATCAAGCCTCACAACATTCTTCTTGACGAGAATTTCATTCCTAAGGTCTCAGACTTTGGCCTCGCAAAACTATATCCTCTTGATAATAGTATTGTATCTTTGACGGCAGCAAGAGGAACGATTGGTTACATGGCCCCAGAACTGTTTTATCAAAATATTGGAGCAGTATCTTACAAGGCTGATGTCTATAGCTTTGGAATGCTTTTGATGGAAATAGCAAGTCAAAGAAGAAATTCGAATCCACATGCAGAGCATTCAAGTCaactttattttccattttgGATATATGATCAGTTGGCTGCTGAGGAAAATGATGAGATTGAGATGGAAACTTTTGTGCATGAAGAAAGGAGTGAATTAGCAAAAAAGATGTTTATAATTGCATTGTGGTGCATACAACTGAAACCAAGTGATCGTCCCTCAATGAATAAAGTAGTGGAAATGTTAGAAGGAGATGTTGCAAGTATTGAAATGCCTCCAAAACCTTCATATTGTCCAAATGATGTGATTCAAAGAGATTCCGAAGTTGACTCATCAGGAGTAGATGCTTCAAATAATTCATATGTATCTTCAagttttgaggaggaaagtACATCCAATCCCTCGTTAAAGTTTCTGCTTGATGACCAACATGGTTTACTTCTTTACAATCTTGTTTCTTAG
- the LOC130934938 gene encoding rust resistance kinase Lr10-like, with protein MEALFILLLLLNFNLINIGISHRDPVQCPVRLYCTKNETNILELPGVSSSVKLPVRHINFKSKTLEVYAAGICLSELFLKLNYSSFYPFRFIRRDFGYSAPGYDENYPLKPTNITFFHCPSNSEYTTLPCRIQAADDDDGIVSTNLVRCRKLSHQVLPMHAEFIRDFSFYLVWSETNFHSGCFVGCNMPKGTQYYESIILPVIGETILLLLLLLLFYLHRYYRNKGEDQQRVQTFLKDYEALNPTRFSYADIKRITKQFKDKLGEGAHGAVYKGKLSNQILVAVKILNNADGDGTEFINEVGTMAKIHHVNVVRLLGYCADGSHRALVYHFFPNGNLQSFIASSSDKESFLGWNKLHQIALGIAKGIEYLHQGCDQRILHFDINPYNVLIDESFTPKISDFGLAKLCSKNQSTVSMTAARGTLGYMAPEVFSRNFGNVSYKSDIYSYGMLLLEMVGERKNTNASQETFQVLYPNWIHNLLEGDDTYIPIDDDGDFRIAKKLAIVGLWCIQWHPVQRPSMKSVVQMLEGEESKLKVPPNPFESAAATSSSAIIPARRLNLELEVIPETD; from the exons ATGGAAGCATTATTCATCCTGCTTCTGCTTCTCAATTTCAATCTCATCAACATCGGAATTAGCCACCGTGACCCTGTTCAATGTCCCGTTCGTCTGTACTGTACAAAAAATGAAACCAATATTCTTGAGCTCCCTGGAGTTTCATCCTCGGTAAAACTCCCCGTCCGTCACATTAATTTCAAATCCAAAACTCTAGAAGTGTATGCTGCCGGAATCTGTTTGTCAGAACTCTTTCTCAAACTCAATTATTCATCATTCTATCCTTTCCGATTCATTCGAAGAGATTTTGGTTACTCTGCCCCTGGTTATGATGAAAACTACCCACTTAAACCCACCAACATTACTTTCTTCCATTGTCCTTCAAATAGCGAGTACACCACGTTACCTTGCCGGATTCAAGCGGCCGACGATGACGACGGCATTGTCAGCACGAATCTTGTGCGCTGCAGAAAACTGTCCCATCAGGTTCTGCCAATGCACGCCGAATTTATAAGGGATTTTTCATTCTACTTGGTGTGGTCGGAAACAAATTTCCATAGTGGATGCTTCGTTGGTTGCAACATGCCCAAGGGGACACAATACTATGAATCAATTATTTTACCCGTTATAGGTGAGACAATACTATTACTATTActattactattattttatCTTCATAGA taTTATAGAAACAAAGGGGAAGATCAACAAAGAGTTCAAACTTTTTTGAAGGACTATGAGGCATTAAACCCAACCAGATTCTCTTATGCTGATATCAAGAGAATTACTAAGCAGTTTAAGGACAAGTTAGGTGAAGGAGCTCATGGAGCTGTCTACAAAGGTAAATTGTCCAATCAAATTCTTGTTGCTGTCAAGATTCTCAATAATGCAGACGGAGATGGGACAGAGTTCATAAATGAAGTAGGAACTATGGCCAAAATCCACCATGTCAACGTTGTTCGCTTGCTTGGATATTGTGCTGATGGATCTCACCGCGCTTTAGTTTATCACTTCTTCCCCAATGGTAATCTCCAGAGCTTCATTGCTTCGTCCAGCGACAAGGAAAGCTTTCTCGGATGGAACAAGTTGCATCAGATTGCTCTCGGCATAGCCAAAGGGATTGAATATCTTCACCAAGGCTGTGATCAAAGAATTCTGCATTTTGATATTAATCCTTACAATGTCCTGATAGATGAAAGTTTCACTCCAAAAATTTCAGACTTCGGTTTAGCTAAGTTATGCTCCAAAAATCAAAGTACTGTATCCATGACTGCAGCTAGGGGAACCTTAGGCTACATGGCGCCTGAAGTTTTCTCTAGAAATTTCGGCAATGTATCTTACAAATCTGATATCTACAGTTATGGGATGTTATTGCTTGAGATGGttggagaaagaaaaaatacaaaTGCGAGTCAAGAAACATTCCAAGTTCTATATCCCAATTGGATACATAATTTGCTTGAAGGAGATGATACATATATTCCTATTGATGATGATGGAGATTTTAGAATTGCAAAGAAACTGGCAATAGTGGGACTATGGTGCATCCAGTGGCACCCGGTTCAGCGTCCGTCCATGAAAAGTGTAGTTCAAATGCTTGAAGGAGAGGAAAGCAAGTTGAAAGTGCCTCCGAATCCTTTTGAATCTGCAGCTGCGACTAGTTCAAGTGCAATTATTCCAGCAAGACGTCTGAATTTGGAATTGGAAGTAATCCCAGAAACAGACTAG
- the LOC130934937 gene encoding rust resistance kinase Lr10-like, with amino-acid sequence MAALLLMLLLNLNLDMGIYHDDPVPCPVRLYCSEDETNILELPAFPSSVKLPVTWINYTLNILQVYDPKRCFPELFLTLNYSSFYPFQSIKQSLDFDSFDDPLYPTNCTFFDCSSSVPPNILRGYYEEQDLLSCPIFIALDDDNIIESNLVFCTKLTRHVLPISICNIQWNWEPLYLVWSTETFKSGCFVACNVANKGTEHHESILLSLTGATLLVLIVGVMYHIYCYYRNKGEDQQRVETFLKDYEALNPARFSYADIKRITKQFKDKLGEGAHGAVYKGKLTNQILVAVKILNKTDGDGTEFINEVGTMAKIHHVNVVRLLGYCAEGSHRALVYQFFPNGNLQSFITLSSDKETFFGWNKMHQIAVGIAKGIEYLHQGCDQRILHFDINPRNVLLDQNFTPKISDFGLAKLCSKNRSTVSMTAARGTLGYMAPEVFSRNFGNVSYKSDIYSYGMLLLEMVGGRKNTNASQETFQVLYPNWIHSLLEGDDTYIPIDDDGDFRIAKKLAIVGLWCIQWHPVHRPSMKSVVQMLEAEEDTLKVPPNPFESIAATSSSAIIPARFLNLELEVIPETD; translated from the exons ATGGCAGCATTATTATTGATGCTGCTGCTGAATTTGAATCTGGACATGGGAATTTACCATGATGATCCCGTTCCATGTCCCGTGCGTCTCTACTGTTCGGAAGACGAAACCAATATCCTTGAGCTGCCTGCCTTTCCATCTTCAGTAAAACTCCCCGTCACTTGGATTAACTACACATTAAACATTTTACAAGTATATGATCCCAAACGCTGTTTTCCAGAACTCTTTCTCACACTCAATTATTCATCATTTTATCCTTTCCAATCGATTAAACAATCACTTGATTTCGATAGTTTTGATGATCCTCTATACCCAACAAACTGTACTTTCTTTGATTGCTCTTCAAGCGTGCCACCAAACATCCTCAGAGGCTACTACGAGGAACAAGATCTGTTATCTTGCCCGATTTTTATTGCTTTAGATGACGACAACATCATCGAGTCCAACCTTGTATTCTGCACAAAATTGACTCGTCATGTCTTGCCAATTTCCATATGTAACATACAGTGGAATTGGGAACCATTATACTTAGTATGGTCCACAGAAACTTTCAAGAGTGGATGCTTTGTTGCTTGCAACGTAGCCAACAAGGGCACTGAACACCATGAATCCATTCTTTTATCCCTTACAG GTGCAACTCTCCTTGTGCTAATAGTGGGTGTCATGTATCATATATATTGCTATTATAGAAACAAAGGAGAAGATCAACAAAGAGTTGAAACTTTTTTGAAGGACTACGAGGCATTAAACCCAGCAAGATTCTCTTATGCTGATATCAAGAGAATTACTAAGCAGTTTAAGGACAAGTTAGGTGAAGGAGCTCATGGAGCTGTCTACAAAGGTAAATTAACTAATCAAATTCTAGTTGCCGTCAAGATTCTTAATAAAACAGATGGAGATGGGACAGAATTCATAAATGAAGTGGGAACAATGGCCAAAATCCACCATGTTAATGTGGTTCGCTTGCTTGGCTACTGCGCCGAAGGATCTCACCGCGCTTTGGTTTATCAGTTCTTCCCCAATGGTAATCTGCAGAGCTTCATTACTCTGTCAAGTGACAAGGAAACCTTCTTTGGATGGAACAAGATGCATCAGATTGCTGTAGGCATAGCCAAAGGGATTGAATATCTTCACCAAGGCTGTGACCAAAGAATTCTGCATTTCGACATTAATCCTCGCAATGTCTTGTTAGATCAAAATTTCACTCCTAAAATTTCAGACTTCGGTTTAGCTAAGTTATGCTCCAAGAATCGAAGCACTGTGTCCATGACAGCAGCAAGGGGAACCTTAGGATACATGGCGCCTGAAGTTTTCTCTAGAAACTTCGGCAATGTGTCTTATAAATCTGATATCTACAGTTATGGAATGCTATTGCTTGAGATGGTTGGAGGAAGAAAAAATACGAATGCGAGTCAAGAAACATTTCAAGTTCTATATCCCAATTGGATACACAGTTTGCTTGAAGGAGATGACACGTATATTCCAATTGACGATGATGGAGATTTTAGAATTGCAAAAAAACTGGCAATAGTGGGACTATGGTGCATCCAGTGGCACCCGGTGCACCGTCCCTCCATGAAAAGTGTAGTTCAAATGCTTGAAGCAGAGGAAGATACGTTGAAAGTGCCTCCGAATCCTTTTGAATCTATAGCTGCGACTAGTTCAAGTGCAATTATTCCAGCAAGATTCTTGAATTTGGAATTGGAAGTTATTCCAGAAACAGACTAG